From a single Apium graveolens cultivar Ventura chromosome 2, ASM990537v1, whole genome shotgun sequence genomic region:
- the LOC141709000 gene encoding protein RGF1 INDUCIBLE TRANSCRIPTION FACTOR 1-like — protein sequence MVSPIGGMGTEDISPPWLKPLLKANYFVPCPSHGVSSKSECNMYCLDCMGNALCSYCLIHHKDHHVIQIRRSSYHNVVRVSEIQKYLDITCVQTYIINSAKIVFLNERPQPRPGKGVTNTCEICCRSLLDTFRFCSLGCKLGGIMRGDPELTFTPKVKHSREGLYGSDSDEPTTPKKIRKNNAFSRFIDAPMFPSDFHRFHNVGYDKFSGSTSGDEEHHSISPGTPPIFNHHSTSRRKGIPHRSPF from the exons ATG GTAAGTCCAATTGGTGGAATGGGAACCGAAGATATTAGCCCGCCATGGTTGAAACCACTGCTGAAAGCGAATTACTTTGTTCCGTGCCCATCTCATGGAGTTTCGAGCAAAAGTGAATGCAACATGTACTGTTTGGATTGCATGGGAAATGCTCTTTGTTCTTACTGTTTAATTCATCACAAAGATCACCATGTTATTCAG ATAAGAAGATCTTCTTATCATAATGTGGTGAGAGTAAGTGAAATTCAGAAGTACTTAGACATAACTTGTGTCCAAACATACATCATCAACAGTGCTAAGATTGTGTTCTTGAATGAGCGTCCGCAACCCAGGCCCGGAAAAGGAGTTACCAATACCTGTGAAATTTGCTGTAGAAGTCTTCTTGACACTTTCAGATTCTGTTCTCTTGGTTGCAAG CTTGGGGGTATAATGCGGGGTGATCCGGAGCTCACATTCACCCCGAAGGTCAAACACAGTCGAGAGGGACTTTACGGATCAGATTCTGATGAGCCCACAACCCCCAAGAAGATCCGAAAGAACAATGCCTTTAGTCGTTTTATCGATGCCCCAATGTTTCCATCCGATTTCCATCGTTTCCATAATGTTGGTTATGACAAATTTTCGGGCTCTACTTCAGGAGACGAGGAGCATCACAGTATCTCTCCCGGTACTCCCCCAATTTTCAATCATCACAGCACCAGTAGACGAAAGGGCATTCCACACCGCTCGCCcttttga
- the LOC141709001 gene encoding soluble inorganic pyrophosphatase 1-like, which yields MSTEEEGPKTPTGGKAPKLNERILSSLSRRQVAAHPWHDLDIGPGAPQTVNVVCEITKGSKVKYELDKKTGLIKVDRILYSSVVYPHNYGFIPRTLCEDNDPMDVLVLMQEPVIPGCFLRAKAIGLMPMIDQGEKDDKIIAVCADDPEYRHYTDINQLPPHRLMEIRRFFEDYKKNENKEVAVNEFLPPATAHEAIQYSMDLYAEYILHSLRK from the exons ATGAGCACAGAAGAGGAAGGACCAAAGACTCCTACTGGAGGCAAGGCTCCTAAGTTGAATGAGAGAATCCTTTCATCTTTGTCAAGGCGACAAGTTGCTGCCCATCCATGGCATGATCTTGATATAG GACCTGGTGCTCCCCAGACAGTCAATGTT GTCTGCGAGATTACTAAAGGAAGTAAGGTCAAATATGAACTTGATAAGAAAACTGGTCTTATCAAG GTTGATCGTATCTTATATTCATCGGTTGTCTATCCTCACAATTATGGATTCATTCCTCGAACGTTATGTGAGGATAATGATCCCATGGATGTGTTGGTCTTGATGCAG GAGCCAGTCATTCCTGGATGCTTTCTCCGCGCCAAGGCCATAGGACTTATGCCCATGATTGATCAG GGAGAGAAGGATGACAAAATTATTGCAGTGTGTGCTGATGATCCAGAGTATCGTCATTATACTGATATCAATCAGCTCCCCCCTCATCGCCTTATGGAGATCCGTCGCTTCTTTGAAGACT ACAAGAAGAATGAAAACAAGGAGGTTGCAGTCAACGAATTTCTGCCTCCAGCTACGGCTCATGAAGCAATCCAGTACTCCAT